The Takifugu flavidus isolate HTHZ2018 chromosome 17, ASM371156v2, whole genome shotgun sequence genome contains a region encoding:
- the slc35b3 gene encoding adenosine 3'-phospho 5'-phosphosulfate transporter 2 isoform X2, translating to MSPHIKSVEELRVLGINLSSFGAPTQFFICVVGVFIFYLVYGYLQELIFSVDGFKPFGWYLTLIQFGFYSLFGLVELQLTQDKRRRIPGKTYMIIAFLTVGTMGLSNTSLGYLNYPTQVIFKCCKLIPVMIGGIFIQGKRYNLADVSAALSMSLGLVWFTLADSKVAPNFNVTGVLLISLALCADAAIGNVQEKAMKLHNGSNSEMVLYSYSIGFVYILTGLLCVGGLGPAVAFCSEHPVKTYGYAFFFSLTGYFGISFVLALIKLFGALVAVTVTTGRKAMTIVLSFMFFAKPFTFQYIWGGLLVLFGIFLNVYSKNRENMKLPSVKDLRSWLLTRKKVQFLSQNV from the exons ATGTCGCCTCACATAAAGtccgtggaggagctgagggtcCTGGggatcaacctgagcagctttggtGCCCCCACACAGTTCTTCATCTGTGTGGTTGGAGTCTTCATCTTTTACCTTGTCTACGGTTACCTTCAA GAGTTGATATTTTCTGTGGATGGATTCAAGCCTTTTGGCTGGTACCTCACTCTGATCCAGTTTGGTTTCTACTCTCTGTTTGGACTCGTGGAACTTCAGCTCACTCAGGACAAACGCAGAAG GATACCAGGGAAGACCTATATGATAATTGCATTTCTAACAGTGGGCACTATGGGCCTGTCCAATACATCTCTGGGCTACTTAAACTACCCCACACAAGTCATCTTCAAGTGCTGTAAACTTATTCCGGTCATGATTGGAGGAATATTTATACAAG gtaAACGTTACAATCTGGCCGAtgtgtctgctgctctctcTATGAGTTTGGGACTCGTCTGGTTCACACTGGCCGACAGCAAGGTTGCCCCCAACTTCAATGTGACAG gtgtcctcctcatctctctggCTCTTTGTGCTGATGCTGCCATTGGAAACGTACAGGAAAAAGCCATGAAACTTCATAACGGTTCCAACTCTGAAATG GTGTTGTACTCGTACTCCATCGGTTTTGTCTACATACTGACAGGTcttctgtgtgtgggggggttgggacCAGCAGTAGCATTCTGCTCAGAG CATCCTGTGAAGACATACGGTTatgccttcttcttctctcttacGGGTTATTTTGGCATTTCCTTTGTGCTGGCGTTGATCAAGCTGTTCGGCGCCCTGGTTGCAGTGACAG TGACCACCGGCAGAAAGGCAATGACCATCGTACTTTCCTTCATGTTCTTTGCAAAACCTTTCACTTTTCA ATATATCTGGGGAGGCCTTTTGGTGCTCTTTGgcatcttcctgaatgtttACAGTAAAAACAGAGAGAATATGAAGCTTCCCTCTGTAAAGGACCTCAGAAGCTGGCTACTTACCAGAAAGAAAGTCCAGTTTCTCTCACAAAATGTATAG
- the slc35b3 gene encoding adenosine 3'-phospho 5'-phosphosulfate transporter 2 isoform X1 — protein MSTKYGLAGYNNSRKHISISIPSSTEVMSPHIKSVEELRVLGINLSSFGAPTQFFICVVGVFIFYLVYGYLQELIFSVDGFKPFGWYLTLIQFGFYSLFGLVELQLTQDKRRRIPGKTYMIIAFLTVGTMGLSNTSLGYLNYPTQVIFKCCKLIPVMIGGIFIQGKRYNLADVSAALSMSLGLVWFTLADSKVAPNFNVTGVLLISLALCADAAIGNVQEKAMKLHNGSNSEMVLYSYSIGFVYILTGLLCVGGLGPAVAFCSEHPVKTYGYAFFFSLTGYFGISFVLALIKLFGALVAVTVTTGRKAMTIVLSFMFFAKPFTFQYIWGGLLVLFGIFLNVYSKNRENMKLPSVKDLRSWLLTRKKVQFLSQNV, from the exons ATGAGCACCAAATATGGCTTGGCGGGCTACAACAATtcaagaaaacacatttcaatctccatcccatcatccacAGAGGTAATGTCGCCTCACATAAAGtccgtggaggagctgagggtcCTGGggatcaacctgagcagctttggtGCCCCCACACAGTTCTTCATCTGTGTGGTTGGAGTCTTCATCTTTTACCTTGTCTACGGTTACCTTCAA GAGTTGATATTTTCTGTGGATGGATTCAAGCCTTTTGGCTGGTACCTCACTCTGATCCAGTTTGGTTTCTACTCTCTGTTTGGACTCGTGGAACTTCAGCTCACTCAGGACAAACGCAGAAG GATACCAGGGAAGACCTATATGATAATTGCATTTCTAACAGTGGGCACTATGGGCCTGTCCAATACATCTCTGGGCTACTTAAACTACCCCACACAAGTCATCTTCAAGTGCTGTAAACTTATTCCGGTCATGATTGGAGGAATATTTATACAAG gtaAACGTTACAATCTGGCCGAtgtgtctgctgctctctcTATGAGTTTGGGACTCGTCTGGTTCACACTGGCCGACAGCAAGGTTGCCCCCAACTTCAATGTGACAG gtgtcctcctcatctctctggCTCTTTGTGCTGATGCTGCCATTGGAAACGTACAGGAAAAAGCCATGAAACTTCATAACGGTTCCAACTCTGAAATG GTGTTGTACTCGTACTCCATCGGTTTTGTCTACATACTGACAGGTcttctgtgtgtgggggggttgggacCAGCAGTAGCATTCTGCTCAGAG CATCCTGTGAAGACATACGGTTatgccttcttcttctctcttacGGGTTATTTTGGCATTTCCTTTGTGCTGGCGTTGATCAAGCTGTTCGGCGCCCTGGTTGCAGTGACAG TGACCACCGGCAGAAAGGCAATGACCATCGTACTTTCCTTCATGTTCTTTGCAAAACCTTTCACTTTTCA ATATATCTGGGGAGGCCTTTTGGTGCTCTTTGgcatcttcctgaatgtttACAGTAAAAACAGAGAGAATATGAAGCTTCCCTCTGTAAAGGACCTCAGAAGCTGGCTACTTACCAGAAAGAAAGTCCAGTTTCTCTCACAAAATGTATAG